A single window of Tuberibacillus sp. Marseille-P3662 DNA harbors:
- a CDS encoding CsbD family protein — protein MSQDDLTAKGKQIKGEIKKQWGKLTNDTAKTEEGKEDQRQGRRKEQDTEENDQSLNKDRIKGMGKQIKGEAQKQWGKYTGDNDKAAKGEKDKIAGKAQEKYGEINDKSKNQ, from the coding sequence ATGAGCCAAGACGACCTAACAGCGAAGGGCAAGCAGATCAAAGGTGAAATTAAGAAACAATGGGGAAAATTGACGAATGATACAGCAAAAACAGAGGAGGGAAAAGAAGACCAACGCCAGGGTAGAAGAAAGGAACAAGACACAGAGGAGAATGATCAGTCCCTCAACAAGGATCGTATCAAAGGTATGGGCAAGCAGATCAAAGGTGAAGCTCAAAAACAATGGGGAAAATACACCGGTGATAATGATAAAGCGGCAAAAGGTGAGAAAGATAAAATCGCGGGTAAAGCCCAAGAAAAATACGGAGAAATCAATGACAAATCCAAAAATCAATAA
- a CDS encoding VLRF1 family aeRF1-type release factor, which produces MSLKKDINELMKVNVEEPKKVLTMYLNTDRKSPEQQKGEWKIHLKNGLKNLEEKAKKSGSQKEMDQAKEIIKKVEDIVYGNERELLRGLVLMTTADENIWFMKTLQVPVETAFHWETYPVLDQLQALEKTYPYMGIVLIQKDEAAVLETEMGVLEEQTHYTLDLNTDDWREHQGPQGDDITEGGSKKDEYDERVEAHQQRWFKNLVSEVERKADSSNWEKIYLVGERDEVKALKSYFNKEVDKIISRNLLNRNADKILDAVLD; this is translated from the coding sequence GTGTCACTTAAAAAAGATATCAACGAGCTAATGAAAGTGAATGTTGAAGAACCTAAGAAGGTATTGACTATGTATTTAAATACGGATCGAAAAAGCCCTGAGCAGCAAAAAGGGGAATGGAAAATTCATCTTAAAAATGGTTTGAAGAACTTGGAGGAAAAGGCTAAGAAAAGCGGCTCACAAAAGGAAATGGATCAAGCCAAGGAGATTATAAAGAAGGTTGAAGATATTGTATACGGAAATGAGCGAGAGTTACTGCGGGGTCTCGTGTTAATGACCACCGCTGACGAAAATATATGGTTCATGAAAACCTTGCAAGTGCCTGTTGAGACAGCCTTTCACTGGGAGACTTATCCTGTACTGGACCAGCTTCAAGCATTGGAGAAAACTTATCCTTACATGGGCATTGTCCTCATTCAAAAAGATGAGGCGGCTGTTCTTGAAACGGAAATGGGAGTATTAGAGGAGCAAACTCATTACACATTGGATCTAAACACCGACGATTGGCGGGAGCATCAGGGTCCACAAGGAGATGACATCACGGAAGGTGGCAGTAAAAAGGATGAGTATGATGAACGTGTAGAGGCTCATCAACAACGCTGGTTCAAAAATCTGGTTTCTGAAGTTGAACGAAAGGCTGATAGCAGTAACTGGGAAAAAATCTATCTTGTCGGTGAAAGAGATGAAGTCAAAGCCTTAAAATCTTATTTCAACAAAGAGGTGGATAAAATCATTTCCCGCAATTTATTGAATCGGAATGCAGATAAAATTCTAGATGCCGTTCTGGATTAA